DNA sequence from the Tissierella sp. MB52-C2 genome:
AATATATCAAACTTTGTCGTTTAATAAAATAATTATAGATATTTTTGATGGTATTATTCACCACTATAGGAAAACATAATGCCATTTTCCAGCGGCTTCCAGACCCTTATCTATTTTTTATAACATTTCTATAAATGCTGATATTCTAGTAGTTAGCTGTCCAATAGTTTCTTGAGAATAGTCTGTTTCTAAATGAAGATAAGGTTTTCCTTTCTCGTTTACTGTGTGTTTTACTCTATCGCCTTCCATATTGTAAGTATGGCAGGATTGAAGGGTTATATCTATTACTCCATCTATCTTATATTCATCAATATAATCTGATATCATATTCATTCTATGGTTATTTGGACTCATACAGGCACATCCTGATTTTAGATATCTTTCAGTAAGTGCATCAAATGGATCTCCATCTTCCCTTACTTGTTCTTCCTTATCCTTTATGGATGAACACATTTCAAAACATACTACTACTCCACCATTTTCTTCGATTATTTTTATTATGTTCTCAGTGGCATCACCAAGGGGTGAACCTGTTACAAGTATTCTCTTTGCTGAAAGAGGTACTTGGCTGCCATTTTTCTCATAGTCCTCCATTATATCTCTAGTCAATTTCTCTATTCTTTCTATTTCTTTTTCCTTATCAGAGATAAATAATGTGGCTTGAATAACACGTCTTAAATCAAATCCACGAATCGGTGGTGGAGATAATTTACCTATTTCATAAAAACTTCTCAAGGCCTTTCTCTCTCTATTTCTAATCTTAATCCTATCTCTTATATCTTCATCTGTTATCTCTACATCAAGTTGCTTTTCTATGACTTCTTTTAATTTCACCATCTCAGATCTATAGTATTTAAAGGAATTAGGAGCATTGGGATTTTGAGGCAGATGCATTATGTGCATAGGTTTAAAATCACTTAAAAACTCATACATTTTTTTCTTGCCATCACAGGTTGTCTCACCTATTAACATATCTGAAAAATAGAAATAAGGACATTTATCTGCAACAGCAAATCCATAACTCGATTTAATTAGAGGACAAAGGTTAGCTGGAAGATGTTTTTCTGCATATGGAATAGTCTCTGCCGACATACCGCATAGCCATGCAGCCATAGCTCCAGAGGCTGTAATTATCTCCCATGGTGCAAACCCACAGTATACTCCTATTACCTTCTTACCTTGATCCTTTAGTTCCTTAGTAGTAATAAACCCATTTTCTCTAGCTTCTGCAAATTCATTTAACAATTGGGTAAAATCCATATTATCATCCTCCTTTATAGTATCTCCATGAATGCTTCTATTCTAGTACGAAGTTGTCCTATTTCTGCTGCCGTAATGTTAGTTTCAAGATTTAAGTATCCAATATTTTTTTCCTCTGTTATAAATCTCTTCATCAATACAGTTTCAACCCCAAATGTAAGACAGGCTTGAAGTGACAAATCAATAACTCCATCTATATTATATTTATCAATTAATTCAGATATAAGATTCATTCTTCTATTGTTTGGCGTCATTGCTGGACAGGGGATTTGTAAGTATTTTTCTGCGATTGCATCTATCGGGTCAATATCTTCATTTATTAAGTCCTGATTATCTTTCATCCAATCACAAGTCTCTAAACAAATAAGATTTCCACCTGCTTCCTCAATAATGCCAATTATCCTTTCCATTTTTTGTCCCAATGGGCAGCCAGTAAGTAGAATTCTAGGAGCATTATTCTTTCCTTTGTTATCCAGTTTAGGTTGAGATTTAATTATTTCCGTTATAGTCTTTATATCTTCTAATGCTTTCTCATTATCTAGCCTATAGCCAAAATTGGTCAATATTGTGAAAACATCTTTACTACTTATTAATTCAGTATTTTTAATCCAAGATTCATAGAAGTTCTTCAATGTTTTTCTCTCAGTATTTTTTATTTTTATTGCTTCTCTAATTTTTTCATCTAAAATCTCAATATTAAACTGCTTCTCAAGATTTTCTCTTAATCTCTGAATTTCATTTCTCCATAATGATGATTCTTCTGAACCTTGATTTTTTTGAGGTAATTGTAAAACGTATGTTGGCTTGATACTTTCTAAATACTCATACATTTTTTTCTTACCATCACAGGTTGTCTCACCTATGACTAAATCAACAGCATTAAAATATGGAGAATCAGATAAGGCTTCACCATAGCTTGATTTAACTATATTACAGATATTGCTAGGTAAAACCTTTTCTCCAACAATTACATATTCATCACTTGTATTACACATCCTAATAACCTTTGCATTGGCTGCTAATATTATTTCTTCTGGAGCGAATGAACAATATGTACCAATTATTTTTACTTCTTGATCTTTTAACTTTGCTATTTCCATGGCTAAATCGGATCTAGCGTTGATAAATCTTTCTACGATTTTCTTTATTTGCTCCATCAAATATCCACCTTTCCTTGTATATCTAGTCTTTAATTTATCAAAGATTTATCTCATATTAAAGTTTTATTAGTAGATTTTATATGACTGAAGGATAATATACGTCTTCTTAATAACATAAAAACTCCACCTATTGGCTGAAAGATTTCAGCCAATAGGTGGAGCCAAATGGTTTTTATTTGTTCCAAATAGATACTCTATTTTTTCCATATTTTTTAGATAAATAAAGTGCATTATCTGCCTCATTCAAAAGATCATCTATAACCATTCCCTCTGCAGGGATAGTACTAGCTACACCTATACTTACAGTTTGATATCTATCTATAGGGGAATATTCATGGCTTAGCTTTAAATTGTTTACTTCCTTTAATATTTCATTTGCTACTATTTCACTTTGATTTAAATCTAGTTTCGGAAATAAGATCAAAAACTCATCTCCTCCATATCTGCATGTATATCCGTCTAGAGCTGCAGCTTTTCTCTTGAGAACAGATCCCATAGCTTTTAGTAAAGCATCACCAGTTACATGACCATAGTTGTCATTAAATTCTTTAAAATAATCTAAATCTATTAGAATTAAGGATAGCTCTTCTTTCTTTTCCTTAGCATCCTTCCATAGTTTTTCAGATATTTCATTAAATTTTCTTCTATTAAATACACGTGTGAGATCATCTATTCCCGAAATAATTCTTTCTTCCTCTAGTTCACTATATATATTTTTCATATGTTTATATAAGAAAAAAACTATATACCCTATTACAAGATTTATAACTATATATAATATTATAATGTTCATATAATTATTTATTATAGTTTTAAAAATATTTGCAGAAACTTCCACGCCTATTAATCCTATATAATTACCTTCCACCGTATAAAAAGGAGCATATGCATTTATATATTCTCCCCTTTTGGTTTTAATAAAATTGTAATTTGAAATCTTGGTGTTATTCACTTCTTCAAATAATTCATTAGCCTTATCATATCTTAAGTTTTCATTATAACAGCCTTCATTATCTGCAGCATCTAAGATATATATTATATTGTTGGAATTATTAGTATCTCCTTCTTCTAATCTAGATGCTAAGTAAATACACTTATAATCTGAAATTTCCATTATAGTTCTAGCGTTCTTTTCAAATTTTTGATTTGTTTCACTCTTTAATAACTCTTCAAAGGATAGAGATTTTAGGTACACTATATCTTCATCTGTCAATTCTAGTGTATTTGCTATATATGTTGCTAAAATAATAGCCCTATCACCAACTTGCCGTTCCACATTGCGGCTTATTTTATGATTAGAGTAAAGAGTTAGACTAACTAGTATGATAAACCAAAAACTGATAATGGCTTTAAAACAGGTCTTGATATTATAATGTTTATCCTTAATAATACACATGCCCATTTACCTTATCCCCCCGTATGTATTTGGTCACTACTTTCTATTAATCATATCATAATTAGGAATAAAGTCCTATATTTTTTGCCAAAATTTGGCTACTGCTAATTTTTCATAATTTATATTACAAATCTCTGCTATATATGTTATAATTATGTAAAGAAACATTTTTAAGTAGGTAAATGATAAAATTAAATACCTATTATAAATTTTTTACTTGTTATAAGAGCTTATTACTCTATTCATGATATAAAGACTCCTTTACTCATTAGTCTAATAGCCCAGTGATAAATCTTTTATTAGACTTAACACTGGGCCCTATTACGGGAACTAATAGAATTGGAAATACATAAATAATAGAGATGATTTTTGATAATCATCTCTATTTCTTTATTTTATTTTACAATTGATAATTTCACCATTAGATTTATTTAGATTTAAACACCAATGACCTATGAATTTTATATCTTTTCGTTCTTCTTTTATGTTTTTAATTATATCTAAATAATCTTGTCCTTCAGCCTTTATTCTTTCAACTTCAATAAGTCCTATGGCTTCCAAAGATGTAGAAGTCTTTCCACAAATATGAATTATAGTTTTTCCCAATCGACTTTCAACTCTTTTTAATATATTATATGTAGATTGTCCCGATATATCTTTATATATCTTAGGTCCAACTATATCCATAGTACCTACAGGATCTGCAAAGGAAATGAAATCTACTCCTTGTTTGATTCCTGCTAGGATAAACTCTACTATACTGCTTTCTATTATTTCTAAAAGCTTATTAATCTTTTCTCTATTTTTTCTGACAGATCTATAGAACAACCCACTATCCATAATAGATGTAGCTACACTAAAGGGACCTGTTATATTGAGGATTACATTTTCTTCATTCTTCTTTAGGATATTTATTGCCCTTAGAACTTCAGCAATTCTTCCCATGTTTAAATCTATTTCTGATATATCTTCAAATAAATTTATATCATTGATTTTATATTTTTCAATCCTATTGCCTACTTTTTGATCAAAAATTACTTTTGAACCGAAAGCCTCAGCTTCTACAGTATGACAGAAAGGTAATTTACAATATTTTTCATTTCTATATTCTTTTAAAGCCTTTGCCAATATAGCCATCTCATAAGCATTTTTATTTGATTCTTCATATGATATATTTAATCCTTCTAGAATACTATCAGATATTATTTCGACTTCCTTTCCTACACATTTAAAAATACTTATAGCTCCCATATTCTCACCTTTTCTAAAAATTTAATTGAGATACAAAAACATCTTGGAAGTTTTCCCTAAGAGATAATTCCAACACTTCTATGTTTTCACTAATATTATATGTCTCCTTAAAACATCCTTTATTAATTAATGCCAACCTAGTTCCTTCTAAGGAAGTATTACCTAAAAAGCTTATATCTCCTTTAAATCCCTTAGGAATAAGCCCTATTATTTTCATATTAGAGGGATTAACATGGTATCCAAATGCACCAGCAATATATATCTTTGATATTTCTTCTATATTTAGTCCTATTTCCTCCAGCATTAAAATTACACCAGTGGCTATGGCTCCCTTTGCCAGTTGAATCTGTCTTATATCCTTTTGAGAAATATATATATCTTCTGTTATATAAAATTTCTTATCTACTAATCTATTTTCGAGTTTAGAGTTTAAATTTTTATTCCATCTTCCAGTTTTCAAGAGGATATTTCTTTTTACTAAGGCTCCTACTATGTCAATAAGCCCACTTCCGCAGATTCCTAATGGTTTATCATCTCCGATTGTATTATAGCTAATATTAAATTCCTCATCTATATCAAAGGTTTCAATTGCTCCCTTTTGTGCACGACAGCCACATTCTATATTCATCCCCTCTAGAGCAGGACCTGCCGCAGTAGATGTGGCTATTATCATTCCATCCTTTAAAACTGCCATTTCACCATTGGTGCCAATATCTATAAATACAGCTTTCTCATCGTTCTTAAAACCTGATGCCATAATACCAGATACTATATCTCCCCCTACATAGGATGAAGCCGATGGAATTATACTAAGGATGGCTTCATCATTGGCTTCAATAGATATATCTTTTGCTTTAAAATCCTTTGGATTTAAAAATATTGACCTATAGGGAGCCTTAGCCAATAAAGTTGGATCAACTCCCAGTAGGAGATGAAGCATAGTAGTATTGGCAGCAATTATAATATGATAGATATCATCTATATTATAGCTGTTCCCTGTTAAGATTTTTATTGAATTATTTATTTCATCTACTATCAATTCCTGAAGCTTAATAGCTCCTAATGGATTTTCCATACAATATGTAATTCTCGTTAACACATCTCCTCCATATTGAGTCTGAGGATTTAAGGATGACAATTTGTCTATTATTTCCCCACTGAATAAATCTATTAAATAATAAGAGATACCCGTGGTTCCAATGTCGATTCCAATTCCTAGAATATTATTTTTGTGACTCTTTATATCTAATAATTTATCCTCAAATACAACTCCCCATAATTCTTCAAAATTGTTTTTTTCTAATATACTAATTTTTCTATATAATCCTACTGAATTAAGTTCATATCCTAAATAGTCAACATATGGAATAGAACTATCTTCATTGATCCTAGGAAGTTTTTTAATTTTAACAGGACTATCTACTGAAACATGAATACTAAACCCTTTGTTAATAGTCTTTAAAATCCTTTCATTTTCCATAAGCTCCACTTCTATTTCTCCAAGTATTATTGCCATACAGGACAATCTTTCAGATTTATTCTCATCTATGATTTTTCTTTCTCTATCACTAGTTTCAGATAGTCGTCCCCTTGCTATTACCTTACACTTGCCACAAGATCCCATGCCATTACATGGAGTTTCAATCTTTAGCTTAGCTTCTCTAATAGCTTCTAGTAAAATTGTACCTTTCTCTACTTCAATATCTATATTCTCTTTAATGAATTTTACTATAGGCATTATATACTTCCTTTCACATAGTCTGTCATAGCCCTAAGATTTCCTATTGGAGTAGACATACCTAAGCCGCATGCTGGAGATACAATATCTACCTTAGAATCCATTGCATTCTTTGTAATTGAGATAATCTTGTCTATGGGCCCATTTTGTATAAGTAATGTACTTACATTGCCCATGAGTCTTGTACTAAGTTTTGATTTGGCGAATCTCATATTTACTATAGAATCAAAGCTAAGTGCTTCTACATCTAAAGAGTTTAAGCTATCAATTATTGTCTTTGCATCACCACATATATGAATGATTACAGGAGTATCTATCTCTTTCATAGCCTCTAAAAACTTAACATACATAGGCATTGCAAATTTATCAAAGTTTTTCTTACCTAATATTTCACCTGTTGCTGTAGGGTCTGAAATTGCAATAAGATCAGCACCTACTCCTACCATTTTTCTTGCGTATTCTATCAGATAATTATTCACATATTCAATAAATCTATATGCTTCATCAGGTTCTTTTCTTAGCATTTTAAACAGTTTAAGAGGATCTACAATTGAAGTGGCTGTGCTTATTGGTCCTGTAATATTTCCAATTACAGGAATTTCATCGTTCCTTAACCTTTCAATTGCTTTGATTACAGTCTGACCCTTTGAATTTATAGATAATTTGGGATTGAAATTTCTCATAATTTCTTCCAAATCAGAATCATTATATTTTAGTATCCTTGGTTCGTTGTTTTTATCACCTTCACTAATGACTACACCAAAAGGCTCTGATTCGCAAGTCATACAAAAAGGTACCCCATAGTTTTCAAACCCTATGATTTCTCTCACTTTAATAGCAGTAGACACCATAGCATCTAAATCAGTATTATGATTATCATTTATCTCTCCTAAGAGTTCTGTAACTGCTGCATTCATCATGCCTCCGGGACATATTACAGGAGGTCTATCTACGTTCTCACCCCTAAGGATTTTTAGCAATCTCTCTTTTTCATTCATTATATTTTCTCCTAATCTTCACTAAATAATAGTTCTTCATTGATAGGATAGCTACCATATATCCTGGCCGCATCCATTAATGCATCAATATTTTCCATTGGCGAATCCTTTGGAATCTGACATCCAGAACTAAGTATATATCCTTTTTTAGTTCCATAAGTCTTTCTAATACATTCTTTGCCCGCTCTAAGTACATCTTCCCTGGTACCTTTTTGTATTACATCAACTGGTGGAATATTTCCTGATATTGTAATTCTATCTCCCATTATTTCCTTAGCATCTTGAAGATCTTCTACATTATCTATGCTAAAACTTGAAATCCCCGTATCCATAACAGATTCCCAGATACCTTTGCTTTTACCACAAATATGAATTGAAAGACTACATCCTGTCAAGGATTTCATCTTATCCACATTTTTCTTAATATATGGTGCGGAAAATTCATTAAATTGTTTAACACTTATTAGACTTGTGGATGAAACAGGATCTGATAATCCTACTCCTATACCTAGTTCTGCAGCCTTTTCTATAAACCTATTATTAGATTCAGTTACTATCTCCATTAATGTATGAACCTTATTTGGATATTTTAGCATCCATTTTAATAGATTTTCCGTACCAACCACCGAAGCAGCAGTGCTAAAAGGTCCAGCCAATCCTGCTCCAACATTTACCTCATGTCCTATCTTATCTTTTATAATCTGTACAGCCTTGAGAACTAAAGGTAGTTTGCCATCCTTTTCAGGGTTGGAAGGTTTTAAACTTTCTATTTCATCTACATTTTTTATAGCAGGTGCATCCATAAGTGAAATATTATTATCAGGATAATACATTTTTGAACCCATGGCCTCCGCAACTCCCCTTAAAGTAGCTGAGACACTTACACCATCATGTCTTAATCGTTTAAACAATGCTATCTCTAGTTCTGCCATTCTCTCTGCTGAATGATAATATTCTTTTAGAGTGATACCTATAAATGGTGCCATAGTCACTCCCATATGTGGATTGCACGGTATACGATCTATTTCAAGTCCTTGAGCGAAGGCTGTCATTCTTTCCTTTGGAGTCATTTGATCCTTTTTCAATTTTACCCCTCCAATCAATTAATTAGCTATCATTGATTTCATTCTCTTTACTGCTTCATTTGCATCTGCAGTATATGCATCTGCTCCAATTTCATCTGCAAATCTTTGGGATATAGGCCCTCCACCAATCATTACCTTATATTTATCTCTTATATTTTTTTCCTTTAAGGTATCTATTACAGTTTTCATCCCCATCATAGTAGTTGTCATCAGAGTTGACATACAGATAAAGTCTGCTCCTACTTCTTCTGCTACTATGATAAAATTTTTTAATGGGACGTCTCTGCCTAAGTCATATACCTCAATACCTGATGATTCGGTCATTATTTTGACCAAATTCTTTCCTATATCATGGGTATCTCCTTCCACAACTCCTATAACTACCTTAATAGGATTGTCTGTAGCTTCTGCCTTTATATGGGGTTTCAATATATCTAATCCTATGTTTAATGTATCTGAACAGGTAAGCACCTCTGGTAAAAAGTATTCTTGCTCTTCATAGAGTTGTCCAACCTTATCCATTCCTACTACCAAGCCTTTGGTGATGGTTTCATCAGCCGGTATGGATAACTCTAGTGATCTATTGCAAAGTTCCTCTACTAATTCATCCTCCATCTCTACCACGGCTTCACTTATTTCTCCAAATAATTTTTCTTTGTTCATCCTTTAACCTCCTTGATTTGCTAGACTTATTAATTACCATTGTATATTAATTGACAATTGTATTCTAATTGTGATTATCTATCAATGTTATGATTGCTATAGAATAAAATAATATGTTTTGAATTTAACAAACCTGCTCATAGTCTTATTTATGTACTTTATTTCTTCTACATATAATTTTTTATCCTATCTAGTTGATAAATAAGAATTTACAAAGAACCAGTGAAATTTCTTCTCTGGTTCTTTGGTTAACCATTATTAATTTAAGTAATAATCATCAAAAATATGTCTTATTTACTATCTACCTTGCCAATCTAGTCATTAAATAATTTATATGCACCACCATAAAATTCATTAAATTTTTCTTTAAACTCATCTGTTTGTGTAACTTCAATTAAAGCCTTTACCCACTCTACATCAACATTTTCTGGTTGTACAACTAGGCCTGTTGGAAATTGAGTAGAACTTTCATCTTCATAAAGATATACTTTTGGATCAAATCCAGCCATCTTCATTGTACTGGAGAAAGTTATTATTGCATCTACATCTTCAATACTTCTAACTGTTGCAGTAGTTTCCGTTTCAATCAATTTTACATTTTTAGGATTATCCTCAATATCTAATAGCGAATAAAAATTTCCTGTTTTCTCACCTAAAGTAATAAGGCCTGCATCTCTAAGCACCCTCAAACTTCTATCCATATTAGTAGGGTCACCTGCTATTGCGATTTGGGCATTTTGTGGCAATTCATCTATACTATTATATTTAGATGAATATACTGCAAAATAAGAATAGTAAACATAAGGCTCTACCATAGTAAGATTAGTATTATTTTCTTGGTTAAAAGTATTTATCCAAGGTAAGTGATTGAGAATCAGACTATCGATATTACCTTCCTTAAGAGCTACAGCAGGAAGATGATTACCATCAAATACAGTTACCTCTAGGTCGTAGCCCTTTGACTCAAGCAATTCCTTCATTATTTGAACCGCTGGTTCATTTAGGGGCATACATCCAACTGTAAATTTTTTCTTTTCTTCTATCTTAGTTTTATTATCTAGTTCATCATCTGAATTAACTATAACATCCTGCTTTTTATCATCTTCTCCACAAGCCGTCAATATGGTAGATAAGATTATCAAACTCATCATAAAAATTAGTATTCTTTTTCTCTTTTTCATTATTTCGCCTCCATTGACTATTTTACTTTTATTTATAGTTATCTAGACCCTTTATACCTATGTATGCTCCATCATCATAGTTTTTGTTATATTCAATATTTAAAGTATCCTCTAAATTATTTTCTTTAAGCTTTTTCTCAATTATTTTCTTCTGAGGATTTCGCTCCAAAGGATTTACAGTCTGCTTTATTCCATCTAATATAGTTGCAAATTTATTAAATGGAACTCCTATAGCCAGCTCATCTCTTTTCCACTGCGCTAAAAATCTTGTGCCAGAACACATCATTGATATATTAATCTCGTTAGTTTCAAATGGAAAGGAAGTGCATTCCTGACATAATGCCTGCATTCCTGCCATTTTTATCCCTTTAGCTTGTCCATTATGATAGGCATTCCCCTGTATAATTCTCATGGCATTATATGGATCGGTTATTATTATAACTACGTCTGGGTTTTCTTCATATTGTTCTAATGGCATTATTCCAACTCCATAAATCTCATGCTGGCAATATACCATATCCCTTGATAAACTTCTGCTAATGCATAAATCTTTATATGACCCATTTTCTGAACGTCTTCTCCCTGATATAGTTCCATTATTCGGTTTTAATAAACCTAATGCCATAGCTGCACCAAGACATGCGAAGTTTTTCAAACAAACCTTATAGGATTTACCCCGTGATGCATTTCTTACCATGGTACAATACGCCATCATATTATCTATTGTGTTGGCTTTAAATTCATCATATTCTTCCTTTTCAAATATAAATTTTATACCTACTGCTTTTCTCTCTAATTCCAATAAAGATTCTAGCAAAATTGAACTAGTATTAATATCTAACATATTTAATTTTCACCTCCTGAATCTATAAGAATTTTTTATATAACCAGGACCCAATTGCCTGAGTAATTATTACCATTATAAATAGTATAAATACAGATGTATAAAGTATTGAATTATTAAAGCTTTGATATCCATAGTTCAAAGCTACAGCACCTAATCCTCCTCCTCCTACTGCTCCTGCTATAGTTGTACTTGCAATATAAGTAATTGTAGACATGGTAGCAATGGATATTATAGAGGGTACAGATTCCTTAACAATAATCTTAAATATAATCTGCATATCTGTTGCACCAAAGGATCTAGCTGCTTCTACAAGCTGCTTGTCCACTTCTCTAAAGCTATTTTCCAGCATTCTTGCAATAAATGCAGTTGCAGCAATAGATAAAGGCAATATAGCCGCCTTTTCACCTACAGTAGTGCCTACAATCTTTCTAGTTAAAGGAGATATGGCAACAATAAGTATCAATATTGGAAACGACCTTATGGTATTAACAAGGAAATCAAGTAGCTTATATATCTTCTTTTTAGGATTTAAACCGTCTGGTCCATAGATTGTAAGCAATATTGCAAGACCAAATCCCAAGGCAAATCCAATAGTTACTGTGGCTATAACCATCCTCAATGTGGCAAAAATAGATGGTCCAATTATCTTTTTAAAATATTTTAGCCATAGTGTCCAAAATTCACTATTCAACATATTTCCTCCTCTCCTAAGAATTCCTCATCTAATTCAAAATATTTCCAAATAACATTTTTTTCATCAAGATACTTCCTTACATTATTAAATTCATCATTGGGTATATTTATTATTATTGAACCTAATGGACTATTTTTATAGTTTTCCATCTCTCCGCCTAATATTATGCAGTCTATATTAAGCTCCCTTGCCATCTTTGTAATAATAGGCTGAGAAGCATTATCTTGAGAATAAAATATCTCGATATTTACTCCTATTTCAGGTAAAGCTATTTCCTTCTGTCCTATAAGGTTCTTTAAGGCTGGAGGTTGATTTAGAAACACTTTATCTACTGGTCCAACTGCCTCAATCCTTCCATCTTCAATAATTGCTATTTCTTCGCATATACTTCTCAAAACGGGCATTTCATGGGTAACAATCACCATTGTTATTCCTAAATCTTTATTAATCTTATTCAACAATGAGATTATAGATTTAGTACTTTTAGGATCTAATGCGGATGTTGCTTCATCACATAAAAGTATCTTAGGTTCCATGGCTAATGCTCTTGCTATTGCAACCCTTTGCTTTTGCCCTCCTGATAATTCTCTAGGTTTTGAGTTGATTTTATCTGGTATATCTATTACCTCCAACAATTCCCGTACCCTTTTGTCTATAAAGGATTTGTCATAATTCCAGCATCTCAAAGGCAAAGCTATATTCTCATAGACCGTCAGCCTTTCCAGCAATGAGAAATGTTGAAATATCATACCTATATCCTTTCGAAAACTTCTTAGTTCCTTTTCTGAAAGATTTTTTACATCAACATCACCTACATATAAACTTCCTTCATTATATTTCTCCAAGCCATTTATGCATCTAAGCAAGGTTGATTTTCCGGTTCCGCTTCTTCCCACTAATCCAAATATTTTGCCTTCTTCAATTTGTAAATCTATACCTTTTAATACTTCCAAATTACCATAGAATTTCCTAAGGTTTTTAATTTCTATCATATTTTCACTGTCTTCCTTTCCTTCCCATAATCTGATTTTTTCCCTTAATCAATAAAGTTCTTATTAGTTAACTTTTAACATCTTTTATCAGTGTATATTAATTTTAAAAGCTAATCTAATTGTTTTTCCAAATACTAACAGTTCAATTTATAGCTACAATTTATGGTGAAATCATCGCTAAAATTCTTTTATATTTATTAAATGTAATATTATTAATCTAATTATGGGTGAATTTACTACAAAGTGTAAAATAGCTAGTATTAATAGAGTATTATTCAATAAATTACTGTCTTTTATATGGTTAATTCATTTGCCCAAATACTATTTTCAATTAATGACTTTAATTGCAGTTCAGAGGATTTTCCAAATGAAAGCCTATCTATCATAGCATTTGCTGCGGGATGATAATATTCTCCTCTTTCTTCTGCTTCTTTACCTGCATTTTTAGCTTTTTCTATTATAGTTAAATCTTTTAATCTAATCTCATTTGGTATGGGATTTAATAGTAATGTTTTTTCTCCTAAAGGTTGTCCACTATATTTACCTGTAAGTTTAATTGACTTAGTGGTTAGCATAAA
Encoded proteins:
- a CDS encoding methionine ABC transporter ATP-binding protein, which translates into the protein MIEIKNLRKFYGNLEVLKGIDLQIEEGKIFGLVGRSGTGKSTLLRCINGLEKYNEGSLYVGDVDVKNLSEKELRSFRKDIGMIFQHFSLLERLTVYENIALPLRCWNYDKSFIDKRVRELLEVIDIPDKINSKPRELSGGQKQRVAIARALAMEPKILLCDEATSALDPKSTKSIISLLNKINKDLGITMVIVTHEMPVLRSICEEIAIIEDGRIEAVGPVDKVFLNQPPALKNLIGQKEIALPEIGVNIEIFYSQDNASQPIITKMARELNIDCIILGGEMENYKNSPLGSIIINIPNDEFNNVRKYLDEKNVIWKYFELDEEFLGEEEIC